AAGACCTACGACAACGGCGTGAAGGTCGTTCCGTCCTTCCTGCTGAAGCCGGTTCTGGTGACCAAGGACAACTACAAGGAGATCGTGATCGACTCCGGCTACTACAAGGAATCGGACCTCTGATCAGGTCCTGATATCCCGACATTCCGCGCGGGGCACGTTCCCCGCGCGGTCTTCAAAATCTGCCCGCTGCGCGGATCGGCGCGCCCTTGCGGCGCCCTGGCGGCAACACACCAACAACAAGACTATTCTGCCTGTCGCCCATCGGAGATCGGCGGACAAAGGAGCCTCGCGTGAGCACGAACGTGATCCTCGAGATGCGCAACATCACCAAGACGTTTCCGGGCGTCAAGGCGTTGAGCGACGTCAGCTTTTCGGTAGAGGAAGGCGAAATCCACGCGCTCTGCGGTGAGAATGGCGCCGGCAAGTCGACGCTGATGAAGGTGCTGAGCGGCGTCTATCCCCACGGCACCTATGACGGCGAGATCTACTACAATGGCGAGCTCAAGAAATTCGGCTCGATCAAGGATACCGAGGAAGTCGGTATCATCATCATTCACCAGGAACTCGCGCTGATCCCGATGCTGTCGATCGCCGAGAACATCTTCCTGGGCAACGAGGTCGCCAAGGGCGGCGTCATCAACTGGGCCGAGGCGACGCGCCGGACCACCGAGCTCTTGGCCAAGGTCGGCCTCAAGGAAAATCCCTCGACGCTGATCACCAACATCGGCGTCGGCAAGCAGCAGCTGGTCGAGATCGCCAAGGCACTGTCCAAGAAGGTGAAGCTGCTGATCCTCGACGAGCCCACGGCCTCGCTCAACGAAAGCGATTCCAACGCGCTGCTCGACCTCCTGCTCGAGTTCAAGAAGCAGGGCCTCACCTCGATCATCATCTCGCACAAGCTCAACGAGATCTCCCGCGTCGCCGACAAGATCACCGTCTTGCGCGATGGCGCCACCGTCGAGACGCTCGACTGTCATGCCGAGAAGATCTCCGAAGCGCGCATCATTCGCGGCATGGTCGGCCGCGAGCTCAGCGACCGCTTTCCCAAGCGCGTGTCTAAGGTCGGCGAGACCATCTTCGAAGTGCGCAACTGGACGGCCTATCACCCGATCCACTCCGACCGGAAGATCTCCAACGGCATCAACCTCAACGTCAAGCGCGGCGAGGTGGTCGGCATCGCCGGCCTGATGGGCGCCGGCCGTACCGAGTTCGCCATGAGCGTGTTCGGCCGGTCCTACGGACAGAAGATTTCCGGCGAAGTGCTGATCAACGGCAAGCCGGCCGACGTTTCCACCGTGGAACGGGCGATCAAGTCGGGATTGGCCTACGTTACCGAGGATCGCAAACAGCTTGGTCTGGTGCTGATCAACAACGTGATGCACAACAACACGCTGGCCAACCACAAGGGCATCTCGAAGAACTTCGTCATCGACGAGTATACCGAGCGCAAGGCGGCCAACGAGTATCGCCAGAAGCTTCGAATCCGCACACCCAGCATCTACCAGGATGTCGTCAACCTCTCCGGCGGCAACCAGCAGAAAGTCGTGCTGGCCAAGTGGCTGTTCGCCAATCCGGACGTGCTCATTCTCGACGAGCCGACGCGCGGCATCGACGTCGGCGCCAAGTACGAGATCTATACCATCGTCAACGACCTCGTCGCCGCCGGCAAGGCGGTCATCTTCATCTCCTCGGAAATGCCGGAGCTTCTCGGCACCTGCGACCGCATCTACGTCATGAACGAAGGCGCGATCGTGGCCGAAATGCCCGTAGCCGAGGCCAGCCAGGAAAACATCATGGGCGCCATCATGCGCTCGGGGGAGAAGGTTTGATGAATACGCCCAACGAAGCCACCCAGACGGCCGCGCCGTCGCTTGCCGTCTTCCTCCGGCAGAACATGCGCGAGTATGGCATCCTCATCGCGCTCGTGGTGATCATGGTCTTCTTCCAGATCATCACCGGCGGCGTCCTGTTCCGCCCGGTCAACCTGACCAACCTCGTGCTGCAGAACTCGTTCGTCGTCATCATGGCGCTGGGCATGCTGCTGGTCATCGTTGCCGGCCACATCGACCTCTCCGTCGGCTCGATCGTCGCCATCATCGGCGCCGTGGCCGCGGTCATGATGGTGAACTACAAGATCGACCCATGGACGACCTCGCTCGTCTGCCTCATCCTCGGCGGTGCCATCGGCGCGGCGCAGGGCTACTGGGTGGCCTATCACCACATCCCGGCGTTCATCGTGACGCTGGCCGGCATGCTGGTGTTCCGTGGCCTGACGCTCTGGCTCCTGGGGGGCATGAACATCGGTCCGTTCCCGAGCGAGTTCCAGAAGCTCTCCACCGGCTTCCTGCCCGACCTGTTCGATATGGGCGGCCTGCACTCCACCTCGATCATCCTGACCATCGCCATTCCGGCTCTCCTGGTCTTCCTGTCGTGGCGCAGCCGCAAGCTCAACGAGTCGCATGGCATCGAGGTCGAGCCCTTCGCCTTCTTCTTCACGCAGAACGCCGTGCTCGTCGCCGTCATGGTCTACCTCGGCTACCAGCTCTCGACCTACAAGGGCTTCCCGAACATCCTGGTGATCATGGGCGTGCTGATCGCCTTCTACACCTTCGTGACCACCCGCACGACCATCGGTCGCCGCATCTACGCGCTCGGCGGTAACGAGAAGGCGACGAGGCTCTCCGGCATCAACACCGATCGCCTCAGCTTCTACACCTTCATCAACATGGGCGTTCTCGCGGGCTTTGCCGGCCTGATCGTCGCCGCCCGCCTCAACTCCTCGACCCCGAAGGCCGGTAACGGCTTCGAGCTCGACGTCATCGCCGCCTGCTTCATCGGCGGCGCCTCGACAACGGGCGGTGTCGGCAAAATCACCGGCGCGGTGGTCGGCGCCTTCATCATGGGCGTGCTGAACAACGGCATGTCGATCATGGGCCTCGGCATCGACTTCCAGCAGATGGTCAAGGGCCTGGTGCTGCTCGCCGCCGTCGTGTTCGACCTCTACAACAAGCAGAAGGGCTGAGGCTCCCCCTCCTCCCTCCAACCTGCGAGCCGGGACCGAAAGGCCCCGGTTTCTTTTTTTGCCGGACGAGTCCTCTCCGGCACCGGCGCCATGGACGCCCTGGCAGGAAGTATCGAAGCAACGGGAATAAACGTCGTCGCGGCGTGTTGTTGAGGCTGGGGCATGCCGCCCCGGAGCCGAACCGATGCGACACCTCCTGCCCGATCACATCTCACGCCATGTCCGGCAGTCCCTGACCCTCCTCTTCCTGCCGCTCCTGCTCGCCACTGCGCCGGCAGGCGCTGCTAGTTTCGACGATCTCGCCGGCCGCTATGCCATCGGCGATCAATCGAGCGTCACTTTCTCGATCTCGGGCACACTCGTTCCAACCGTGCATGGCAGCTTTCACAGCTTCTCCGGAGATTTTCGCCTCAATCCAGAGCATGTCGAGCGATCGTCGGTGACCTTCTCCGTCGCCTCGAGCTCGATTACCACCGGGATCGCCCCGCTCGACAGCTTGCTCCGATCATCCGTGGTGTTCGATGCGGTGGACCATCCGGACATCCGCTTCGCGTCGACCGCAGTACGCCGAACATCGGAGACCACCGCCGAGGTGGATGGCCTTCTGGAACTTAAGGGGCAGACACTGGCCGAACATTTCACCGTGACGCTGACGGGGCACGGCGACAAACGGCCGGAGTTTCACGTGATAGGCCGCGTGGCTCGTTCGGCTTTCGGGATGAACATCGGCCGACCGGTCTATTCGGACGACGTGGTGTTCAACCTCGACGTCCAGGGCCGTCACGTGCGCGCCGCCGGTTGATGGAGAGCTGCCGCTGCCCTCTCTGCTGACGAAAAAGGCCGCGCCCCCCCTGGACGCGGCCTTAGCTTTTCCCGACGCCGGACTCAGAAGCCCGAGAAGCGCCACTCGATGCGATGATGATAGGTCTCGCCCGGGCGCAGCACCGAACTCGGATAGCTCGCCTCGTTGGGGGCGTTGGGGAAGGTCTGCGGCTCAAGCGCGAAGCCGGCGTTCTTCAGCAGTTCGGAGAACGGCGCCTTGATCGCCGGCGTGAAGTGCTCACCGGTGTAGAGCTGAATGGCCGGCTCGGTCGTCCAGACCTCAAGCGTGCGGCCGGTGACCGGCTCGATCGCGCGAGCGCCGAGATGCAATTCGCCACGGCCGGCATCGAGCACGAAGTTCTGGTCGTAGGGACCGGCAATCGGACGCTTCTCACGGAAGTCGAAACGCGTCCCGACCACATCGGCCAGCGGGCCGAGGGGAATGAGATCGGCGTCGACCGGTGTATAGCGGCTCGCCGGGATCTGCATCAGATGACCGAGAATATCGCCCTTGCCCAGCAGGTTCCAGTAGACGTGATTGGTCAGGTTGACCACCGTGGGCTTGGTCGTGGTGGCGGTCATGTCCAGATAGAGCGTCTGCCCCTTGAAGCCGTAGGCCGCCTTGACAGCCAGCGCGCCGGGAAAGCCCATGTCCCCATCGGGGGAATCCAGCCGGAACACCACTTCACCGCCGGCCTCCTCGACCTCCCAGCTCAAGTGTCCGAAGCCAAGGGCACCGCCATGCAACTGCTTGGAACCTTCGTTGGCCGGCAAGCTGTAGGTGGCGCCGTCGAGCGTGAAGCTCGCTCCGGCGATGCGGTTGGCAAAGCGACCGCAGATGGCACCGGCCCAGCCATCGCCGTCGGGAGCATTGAGGCGGCCGGACGAACCGACCACCGTCTGCACCGGTCCGCCGGAGCTCGTCGGCACGTAGAGCGCCACGAGCTGCGCGCCGGCCGGGCTGAAAATGGCCTTGAAGCCGTCGCCGCCATCAAGCGTGATGAAGTCTTCAACCGGATGTGTCATGCTTCTCTCCCCGCGCTCTCCTGGAGCGGTCCTCGAAATATCCGTCAATCTCGCTCAAGTTCGCGAAAAACAAAAGGTTTTTTCGTCGTTGACCTTTCGGCTGGCTCCCAAGGCCGCAAGGTTGTGGCATAGTCGCACTAGCCTCACAATTTCAGGCGCAATGGCTTGATTCGTGGAGGTCGCCGGGCGGTTTGTGGGGAGTTGCATGACACGACGGACGGCTCAAAAGCGTTCGCGCCAGGATGAGATTGTGCGCGAACTGGCCCACGAGATTGTCAGCGGTCACCGGCCGGAGGGCAGCCTGCTGCCATCCGACGCCGAACTGATGTCACGCTTCGGCGTGTCGCGGACGGTGTTGCGGGAATCGTTGAAGACATTGGCCGCAAAGGGCCTGATCCAGCCCAAGACGCGCGTCGGCACCCGCGTGGTCGAGCGGACGAACTGGAACCTCTTCGACCCGGACATGCTGCGGTGGCATCTCGACTGCGGCATCGGGCTCGAGCTGCTTGCCCATCTGTCCGACGTACGCCTTGCCCTCGAACCGGTCGCCGCCTCGCTCGCGGCGCACCGACGGAGCGAAGCGGATGTTGCCGCGCTCCATGCCATCGTCGATCGCATGGAGGCGCCCGACGCCTCACCGGAGATTTTCGCAGCCGCCGACCTCGACTTTCACCTCGCCGTCGCCCGTCTCAGCGGCAACCCATTCTTCCGCACGGCGT
Above is a window of Pleomorphomonas sp. T1.2MG-36 DNA encoding:
- the mmsA gene encoding multiple monosaccharide ABC transporter ATP-binding protein gives rise to the protein MRNITKTFPGVKALSDVSFSVEEGEIHALCGENGAGKSTLMKVLSGVYPHGTYDGEIYYNGELKKFGSIKDTEEVGIIIIHQELALIPMLSIAENIFLGNEVAKGGVINWAEATRRTTELLAKVGLKENPSTLITNIGVGKQQLVEIAKALSKKVKLLILDEPTASLNESDSNALLDLLLEFKKQGLTSIIISHKLNEISRVADKITVLRDGATVETLDCHAEKISEARIIRGMVGRELSDRFPKRVSKVGETIFEVRNWTAYHPIHSDRKISNGINLNVKRGEVVGIAGLMGAGRTEFAMSVFGRSYGQKISGEVLINGKPADVSTVERAIKSGLAYVTEDRKQLGLVLINNVMHNNTLANHKGISKNFVIDEYTERKAANEYRQKLRIRTPSIYQDVVNLSGGNQQKVVLAKWLFANPDVLILDEPTRGIDVGAKYEIYTIVNDLVAAGKAVIFISSEMPELLGTCDRIYVMNEGAIVAEMPVAEASQENIMGAIMRSGEKV
- a CDS encoding YceI family protein is translated as MRHLLPDHISRHVRQSLTLLFLPLLLATAPAGAASFDDLAGRYAIGDQSSVTFSISGTLVPTVHGSFHSFSGDFRLNPEHVERSSVTFSVASSSITTGIAPLDSLLRSSVVFDAVDHPDIRFASTAVRRTSETTAEVDGLLELKGQTLAEHFTVTLTGHGDKRPEFHVIGRVARSAFGMNIGRPVYSDDVVFNLDVQGRHVRAAG
- the mmsB gene encoding multiple monosaccharide ABC transporter permease, translating into MNTPNEATQTAAPSLAVFLRQNMREYGILIALVVIMVFFQIITGGVLFRPVNLTNLVLQNSFVVIMALGMLLVIVAGHIDLSVGSIVAIIGAVAAVMMVNYKIDPWTTSLVCLILGGAIGAAQGYWVAYHHIPAFIVTLAGMLVFRGLTLWLLGGMNIGPFPSEFQKLSTGFLPDLFDMGGLHSTSIILTIAIPALLVFLSWRSRKLNESHGIEVEPFAFFFTQNAVLVAVMVYLGYQLSTYKGFPNILVIMGVLIAFYTFVTTRTTIGRRIYALGGNEKATRLSGINTDRLSFYTFINMGVLAGFAGLIVAARLNSSTPKAGNGFELDVIAACFIGGASTTGGVGKITGAVVGAFIMGVLNNGMSIMGLGIDFQQMVKGLVLLAAVVFDLYNKQKG
- a CDS encoding FadR/GntR family transcriptional regulator, giving the protein MRELAHEIVSGHRPEGSLLPSDAELMSRFGVSRTVLRESLKTLAAKGLIQPKTRVGTRVVERTNWNLFDPDMLRWHLDCGIGLELLAHLSDVRLALEPVAASLAAHRRSEADVAALHAIVDRMEAPDASPEIFAAADLDFHLAVARLSGNPFFRTASALIEVALAATFAITTPVNDPKAKAASCAAHRRVVTSIGDGDGDAAAAAIVETIRSGAARVAAAAGR
- a CDS encoding aldose epimerase family protein — encoded protein: MTHPVEDFITLDGGDGFKAIFSPAGAQLVALYVPTSSGGPVQTVVGSSGRLNAPDGDGWAGAICGRFANRIAGASFTLDGATYSLPANEGSKQLHGGALGFGHLSWEVEEAGGEVVFRLDSPDGDMGFPGALAVKAAYGFKGQTLYLDMTATTTKPTVVNLTNHVYWNLLGKGDILGHLMQIPASRYTPVDADLIPLGPLADVVGTRFDFREKRPIAGPYDQNFVLDAGRGELHLGARAIEPVTGRTLEVWTTEPAIQLYTGEHFTPAIKAPFSELLKNAGFALEPQTFPNAPNEASYPSSVLRPGETYHHRIEWRFSGF